A portion of the Chitinivorax sp. PXF-14 genome contains these proteins:
- the guaA gene encoding glutamine-hydrolyzing GMP synthase, giving the protein MDKILILDFGSQVTQLIARRVREAHVYCELHPFDMSIDEIRAFQPKGIILSGGPNSVYESDYQADPKLFELGIPVLGICYGMQWTAQVLGGKVEGGDKREFGYAEIRARGHSKLLEGLQDRANDAGHGLLDVWMSHGDKVTELPPGFKQIAETPSCPIAGMADENRHIYGVQFHPEVTHTKRGAEILHRFVLHVCDAKPSWTMPNYIDEAVCKIRQQVGSEEVILGLSGGVDSSVAAALIHKAIGSQLTCVFVDHGLLRLNEGDMVMDMFARNLGVKVINVDASAEFMKHLEGVTDPEAKRKIIGREFVEVFQREAKKLPNAKWLAQGTIYPDVIESAGAKTKKAHTIKSHHNVGGLPETLNLKLLEPLRELFKDEVRQLGIALGLPHEMVYRHPFPGPGLGVRILGEVKREYADLLRRADAIFIEELRNTKDADGLSWYDKTSQAFAVFLPVKSVGVMGDGRTYDYVTALRAVVTSDFMTAHWAELPYDLLGRVSNRIINEVRGINRVVYDVSGKPPATIEWE; this is encoded by the coding sequence ATGGACAAAATCCTCATCCTCGACTTTGGCTCCCAGGTCACCCAACTCATCGCTCGCCGCGTACGCGAGGCCCATGTCTATTGCGAACTGCATCCGTTCGACATGAGCATCGACGAGATTCGCGCCTTCCAGCCCAAGGGGATCATCCTCTCCGGCGGCCCGAACTCGGTCTATGAGAGCGACTATCAAGCCGACCCGAAGCTGTTCGAGCTCGGCATCCCGGTACTGGGCATTTGCTACGGCATGCAATGGACCGCCCAAGTGCTCGGTGGCAAGGTCGAGGGAGGAGACAAGCGCGAGTTCGGCTACGCCGAGATCCGCGCCCGCGGCCACTCCAAGCTACTGGAAGGCCTGCAGGACCGCGCCAACGACGCGGGGCACGGCCTGCTCGACGTCTGGATGAGCCATGGCGACAAGGTCACCGAACTGCCGCCGGGCTTCAAGCAGATCGCCGAAACCCCCTCCTGCCCTATCGCCGGCATGGCAGACGAAAACCGCCATATCTATGGCGTCCAGTTCCACCCGGAAGTCACCCACACCAAGCGCGGCGCAGAAATCCTGCATCGCTTCGTGCTGCATGTGTGCGACGCAAAACCAAGCTGGACCATGCCGAACTACATCGACGAAGCGGTCTGCAAGATTCGCCAGCAAGTCGGCAGCGAAGAGGTCATTCTCGGCCTGTCCGGCGGCGTCGACAGCTCGGTGGCTGCGGCACTGATTCACAAGGCTATCGGCAGCCAGCTGACCTGCGTCTTTGTCGACCACGGCCTGCTGCGCCTGAACGAGGGCGACATGGTGATGGACATGTTCGCCCGCAATCTCGGCGTCAAGGTCATCAATGTCGATGCCAGCGCAGAGTTCATGAAGCACCTGGAGGGCGTCACCGACCCCGAAGCCAAACGCAAGATCATCGGCCGCGAATTCGTCGAAGTCTTCCAGCGCGAAGCCAAGAAGCTGCCAAACGCAAAGTGGCTCGCACAAGGTACCATCTACCCGGACGTGATCGAATCGGCTGGCGCCAAGACCAAGAAAGCACACACGATCAAGAGCCACCACAATGTCGGAGGCCTGCCGGAAACCCTGAATCTGAAGCTGCTCGAACCCCTGCGCGAGCTGTTCAAGGATGAAGTCCGCCAGCTCGGCATTGCCCTGGGCTTGCCGCACGAGATGGTATACCGCCACCCCTTCCCCGGCCCTGGTCTGGGCGTACGCATCCTCGGCGAAGTCAAACGCGAGTACGCCGACCTGCTGCGCCGCGCAGACGCCATCTTCATCGAGGAATTGCGCAATACCAAGGATGCGGACGGCCTGAGCTGGTATGACAAGACCAGCCAAGCATTTGCCGTGTTCCTGCCGGTTAAGTCCGTTGGCGTGATGGGCGACGGGCGCACCTATGACTATGTAACGGCACTACGCGCGGTGGTCACCAGTGACTTCATGACCGCCCACTGGGCGGAACTGCCTTACGACCTGCTTGGGCGCGTATCCAACCGCATCATCAACGAAGTACGCGGCATCAATCGCGTGGTGTACGACGTCTCCGGCAAGCCGCCAGCGACGATTGAGTGGGAGTGA
- the smpB gene encoding SsrA-binding protein SmpB has translation MSIINNRKAFHDYFIEEKFEAGIVLEGWEVKAIRAGRAQIKEAYVIVKNGEIFLIGAHITPLLSASTHIKPDPLRTRKLLLKAEEIRKLIGKVERAGYTLTPLDLHFSKGRIKAEIGLAKGKKQHDKREAEKDREWQREKARLIRNKG, from the coding sequence ATGAGCATCATCAACAATCGGAAAGCCTTCCACGATTACTTCATCGAAGAAAAGTTCGAGGCCGGCATCGTGCTGGAAGGCTGGGAAGTCAAGGCCATCCGGGCGGGCCGGGCACAAATCAAGGAAGCCTACGTCATCGTCAAGAACGGTGAAATCTTCCTGATCGGCGCGCACATCACGCCCCTGCTCTCAGCCTCCACGCACATCAAGCCCGATCCACTCCGCACGAGAAAACTGTTACTCAAGGCCGAAGAAATCCGCAAGCTGATCGGCAAGGTGGAGCGCGCAGGCTATACGCTGACGCCGCTCGACCTTCATTTCAGCAAGGGCCGCATCAAAGCGGAAATCGGCCTGGCCAAGGGCAAGAAGCAGCACGATAAACGCGAAGCGGAAAAAGATCGCGAATGGCAGCGCGAAAAAGCCCGCCTGATCCGCAATAAAGGCTGA
- a CDS encoding type II toxin-antitoxin system RatA family toxin encodes MHQVVKTVLVEHTAKQMYDLVEAIGTYREFLPWCAGADLLERNGNEITATLHIDYHGLKHNFTTKNTHLPGSQIDMLLVDGPFQHLEGLWRFIPLGDAACKIEFRLSYEFSSGVLEKVIGPVFNKIANTFVDAFIRRADKVYGA; translated from the coding sequence ATGCATCAAGTGGTAAAAACCGTGCTGGTCGAGCACACTGCAAAGCAAATGTACGATCTCGTCGAGGCCATCGGTACGTACCGCGAGTTCCTGCCCTGGTGCGCTGGTGCCGATCTGCTAGAACGTAATGGCAACGAAATTACGGCAACCTTGCACATCGACTATCACGGCCTCAAGCACAATTTTACGACCAAGAACACGCACCTGCCCGGTAGCCAGATCGACATGCTGCTGGTGGACGGGCCATTTCAGCATCTCGAAGGGCTGTGGCGATTCATCCCCCTGGGGGATGCCGCCTGCAAGATCGAGTTTCGACTGAGTTACGAGTTTTCCTCCGGCGTGCTGGAGAAGGTGATTGGCCCGGTATTCAACAAGATTGCCAATACCTTCGTCGATGCCTTCATTCGCCGCGCCGACAAAGTCTATGGGGCATGA
- a CDS encoding RnfH family protein: MRVEVVYALPQQQRLIALEVAEGTTAAQALTLSGVMTECREAADRLRMGIFGRTVEGATVLRDGDRVEVYRALLADPKEVRRTRVLAAKSRGC, encoded by the coding sequence ATGCGTGTCGAAGTGGTCTACGCGCTGCCGCAACAGCAACGCCTGATCGCGCTTGAGGTAGCCGAAGGCACGACGGCGGCGCAAGCGCTTACGCTGTCCGGTGTGATGACGGAATGCCGCGAGGCCGCTGACAGGCTACGCATGGGGATTTTTGGCCGGACCGTTGAAGGCGCCACGGTGCTGCGCGATGGTGATCGGGTGGAAGTCTATCGTGCCTTGCTGGCGGACCCGAAGGAAGTGAGGCGGACTCGCGTTCTTGCCGCAAAATCCAGGGGGTGTTGA
- the radA gene encoding DNA repair protein RadA — translation MSKAKTVYQCSACGGQSPKWQGQCPHCGEWNGLLEVVAGTAPRRYASLAASSTVQNLSSISAAETPRHPTGIEELDRVLGGGLVRGAVILIGGDPGIGKSTLLLQALAKVVESRQALYVSGEESAQQIALRAKRLAVESAPIRLLAEIRLESVLATLVQEQPEVVVIDSIQTVYTDSLQSAPGSVAQVRECAAQLTRHAKQHGTTMILVGHVTKEGALAGPRVLEHIVDTVLYFEGDTHSSFRLVRAIKNRFGAVNELGVFAMTDKGLRGVSNPSALFLSQHEEPVAGSCVMVTQEGTRPLLVEVQALVDEAHSPNVRRLGVGLEQNRLAMLLAVLHRHAGIGCFDQDVFVNAVGGVKIAEPAADLAVLLAIVSSLRNKPLPEKLVVFGEVGLAGEVRPVQRGQERLKEAAKLGFTKAIVPKANRPKQAIEGMEIVAVERLEQAVEGCR, via the coding sequence ATGAGTAAGGCTAAGACGGTTTATCAGTGCAGTGCCTGCGGCGGGCAGTCCCCGAAATGGCAGGGGCAATGCCCTCATTGCGGCGAGTGGAACGGCCTGCTGGAGGTCGTGGCCGGTACGGCCCCGCGCCGCTATGCGAGCTTGGCCGCCAGCAGTACGGTACAGAATCTTTCGAGCATCAGCGCGGCGGAAACGCCGCGGCATCCAACTGGCATTGAAGAGTTGGACCGCGTGCTGGGCGGCGGTCTTGTCCGTGGGGCGGTGATATTGATCGGGGGCGATCCCGGCATCGGTAAATCGACGCTGCTGCTGCAGGCCTTGGCCAAAGTGGTCGAGTCGCGCCAGGCGCTCTATGTCAGCGGTGAAGAGTCCGCCCAGCAAATCGCGCTGCGGGCCAAGCGGCTTGCGGTGGAGTCGGCGCCCATCCGGTTGTTGGCCGAAATCCGGCTGGAAAGCGTCCTGGCGACATTGGTGCAGGAGCAGCCCGAGGTGGTGGTGATCGACTCGATCCAGACGGTGTATACCGATAGCCTGCAGTCTGCCCCGGGCAGCGTGGCGCAGGTCCGCGAGTGTGCGGCGCAGTTGACCCGGCACGCGAAGCAGCATGGCACGACCATGATCCTCGTCGGCCATGTCACCAAAGAGGGGGCACTTGCCGGGCCGCGGGTGCTGGAGCACATCGTCGATACGGTGTTGTATTTCGAGGGCGATACCCATTCGAGCTTCCGGCTGGTGCGGGCCATCAAGAATCGCTTTGGCGCAGTCAACGAGCTTGGCGTGTTTGCCATGACGGACAAGGGGCTGCGCGGTGTTTCCAACCCCTCGGCCCTGTTTCTGTCCCAGCACGAAGAGCCCGTGGCGGGCTCCTGCGTGATGGTGACGCAGGAGGGGACTCGCCCATTGCTGGTCGAGGTGCAGGCGCTGGTGGATGAGGCGCATTCGCCCAATGTCCGGCGCTTGGGGGTGGGGCTGGAGCAAAATCGCCTGGCCATGCTGCTGGCTGTCCTGCATCGCCATGCCGGTATCGGCTGCTTTGATCAGGATGTGTTCGTCAATGCGGTCGGCGGCGTCAAGATTGCCGAGCCGGCCGCCGACCTGGCCGTACTGCTCGCCATCGTCTCGTCGCTGCGTAACAAGCCCTTGCCGGAAAAGCTCGTCGTGTTCGGCGAGGTTGGCTTGGCAGGTGAGGTGCGGCCGGTTCAGCGTGGCCAGGAGCGCCTGAAAGAGGCTGCCAAGCTTGGTTTCACCAAGGCCATCGTACCCAAGGCCAACCGGCCCAAGCAGGCAATCGAGGGGATGGAGATTGTAGCGGTGGAGCGCCTTGAGCAGGCTGTAGAAGGATGTCGCTGA
- a CDS encoding peptidylprolyl isomerase, translating to MKLTSRLLAALLAGAIATAAVAADPANVAVVNGVAIPQAKLDAQLKAMVARGQKDSPELRNAIKDSLITGALVEQEAVKKGLDKTPDVQAELEVARQSVLFRAYVQDYIKGHPVADADVKAEYDKFKAAQSQQGKEYRARHILVKDEKTAKDLLSQLKKGAKFDQLATKYSEDKGSAAKGGDLDYSNPGNYVKPFADALTKLQKGQITAEPVKTEYGYHIIKLEDVRESPVPSLDEMKPQIAQFLQQKQLESLMRDLRGKAKVE from the coding sequence ATGAAACTCACTTCCCGTCTGCTTGCCGCGCTGCTCGCCGGCGCCATTGCCACCGCTGCCGTTGCCGCAGATCCCGCCAACGTGGCTGTCGTCAATGGCGTGGCCATTCCGCAAGCCAAGCTGGACGCGCAGCTGAAAGCCATGGTCGCCCGCGGCCAGAAAGACTCCCCGGAACTGCGCAACGCGATCAAGGACAGCCTGATCACCGGCGCACTGGTCGAGCAGGAAGCCGTCAAGAAGGGCCTGGACAAGACGCCGGACGTGCAGGCCGAGCTGGAAGTCGCTCGCCAAAGCGTGCTATTCCGCGCCTATGTACAGGACTACATCAAGGGCCACCCTGTTGCCGATGCGGACGTGAAGGCCGAGTACGACAAGTTCAAGGCAGCCCAATCGCAGCAAGGCAAGGAATACCGTGCCCGCCACATCCTGGTTAAGGACGAAAAGACCGCCAAGGATCTGTTGAGCCAGCTCAAGAAGGGCGCCAAGTTCGACCAACTGGCGACCAAGTACTCGGAAGACAAGGGCTCGGCAGCCAAGGGCGGCGACCTGGACTACAGCAACCCGGGCAACTACGTGAAGCCGTTTGCCGATGCACTGACCAAGCTGCAGAAGGGCCAGATCACGGCCGAACCGGTCAAGACCGAATACGGCTACCACATCATCAAACTCGAAGACGTCCGCGAATCGCCGGTACCCTCCCTCGACGAGATGAAGCCGCAGATCGCCCAGTTCCTGCAGCAGAAGCAGCTGGAGTCCCTGATGCGCGACCTGCGCGGCAAGGCCAAGGTCGAGTAA
- a CDS encoding BolA family protein, with the protein MTVSAGTMELMRERLEALMPQTLEIHDESSQHAGHEGAKGGGGHYWMTIVSPAFAGRSRLERHRLIYGALGDMMHSRIHALSIQAYSSEEV; encoded by the coding sequence ATGACCGTTTCTGCCGGCACCATGGAATTGATGCGCGAGCGCCTAGAGGCGCTCATGCCACAAACCCTGGAAATCCATGACGAATCGTCGCAGCACGCTGGCCATGAAGGCGCCAAGGGCGGCGGCGGACACTACTGGATGACCATCGTATCGCCTGCGTTTGCCGGGCGCAGCCGTCTCGAACGCCACCGTTTGATCTACGGCGCGCTGGGCGACATGATGCATAGCCGGATACACGCGCTCAGCATCCAGGCCTATTCCTCCGAAGAAGTCTAA
- a CDS encoding YciI family protein, which produces MLYAIVGTDTPNSLDARLRVRPAHLARLQTLQEAGRLVLAGPFPAIDSNDPGPAGFSGSLIVAEFASQEDAQAWADQDPYLAEGVYACVSVKPFKKVFPA; this is translated from the coding sequence ATGCTCTACGCGATTGTCGGCACTGACACCCCCAATAGTCTCGACGCCCGCCTGCGCGTGCGTCCAGCCCATCTCGCCCGTCTGCAGACGCTACAGGAGGCTGGGCGGCTCGTGCTGGCCGGCCCATTCCCGGCAATCGACAGCAACGACCCAGGCCCCGCCGGCTTCAGCGGCAGCCTGATCGTTGCCGAATTCGCATCGCAGGAAGACGCCCAAGCTTGGGCCGATCAGGACCCCTACCTGGCGGAGGGCGTCTATGCTTGCGTCAGCGTCAAGCCGTTCAAGAAAGTCTTTCCGGCATGA
- a CDS encoding septation protein A — MKFLFDLFPIILFFATYFLSKDIFAATGVTIAATIAQVGWAWFKHRKVDAMLWLSLVLVVGLGSATLLLHNKSFIMWKPTALYWVFALALSVSKLFMGKNLIRSVMEAQMQLPEAIWSRLMWSWVVFFLLMGALNLYVAFSFDEATWVSFKLFGGIGLMLVFVVLQSLMLAKHIDEKQEPRK; from the coding sequence ATGAAATTCCTGTTCGATTTGTTCCCCATCATCCTGTTTTTCGCGACGTATTTCCTCAGCAAGGATATCTTCGCCGCAACGGGCGTCACCATCGCAGCCACCATTGCCCAAGTGGGCTGGGCCTGGTTCAAGCACCGCAAGGTCGATGCCATGCTGTGGCTATCGTTGGTCCTAGTGGTAGGGCTTGGCAGTGCGACCCTGCTGCTGCACAACAAATCCTTCATCATGTGGAAACCAACCGCGCTTTATTGGGTCTTTGCTCTCGCGCTGTCCGTCAGCAAGCTGTTCATGGGCAAAAACCTGATCCGCAGCGTGATGGAAGCCCAGATGCAGCTGCCGGAGGCAATCTGGAGCCGGCTCATGTGGTCGTGGGTTGTATTCTTTTTACTGATGGGCGCGTTGAACCTCTACGTCGCCTTCAGCTTCGACGAGGCCACGTGGGTCAGCTTCAAGCTGTTCGGCGGCATTGGCCTGATGCTGGTCTTTGTCGTGCTGCAAAGCCTGATGCTGGCCAAACATATCGATGAAAAACAGGAACCCCGTAAATAA
- a CDS encoding 3',5'-nucleoside bisphosphate phosphatase translates to MLKIDLHCHSNCSDGALAPAEVAARAVAAGCDVWALTDHDELKGLDEARAVAEAAGVRFVPGVEISVTWDKMTVHVVGLNIDPANETLRAGLEFVRSGRVRRAQAMGVDLARAGIAGSFEGALALAENKEMVGRTHFARFLVDNGHVKDVQTAFKKFLVKGKPGYVPHQWTTLADAVSWIRAAGGQAVLAHPGRYEIGKARMLALLEEFKAVGGVGIEVVTSNHTAEHVTRFARLAAEFGLLASCGSDFHSPTEGWCSLGKLPALPLSCTPIWHDWPLVH, encoded by the coding sequence ATGCTCAAGATTGATCTCCATTGCCACTCGAACTGCTCCGACGGCGCGCTTGCACCTGCCGAAGTGGCGGCTCGTGCCGTCGCGGCCGGATGTGACGTCTGGGCACTGACCGATCACGACGAGCTCAAGGGATTGGACGAGGCGCGTGCCGTGGCCGAGGCTGCAGGCGTGCGCTTCGTGCCTGGCGTCGAGATTTCCGTGACATGGGACAAGATGACGGTGCATGTCGTCGGCCTCAATATCGACCCGGCCAACGAAACCCTGCGTGCCGGCCTCGAATTCGTGCGTAGCGGCCGCGTGCGGCGCGCTCAGGCGATGGGGGTGGATCTCGCCCGCGCCGGTATCGCAGGGAGCTTCGAGGGCGCCTTGGCGCTGGCGGAGAACAAGGAAATGGTCGGCCGTACGCATTTCGCCCGCTTCCTGGTCGATAACGGCCATGTCAAGGATGTCCAGACTGCGTTCAAGAAGTTCCTGGTCAAGGGCAAGCCCGGCTACGTGCCGCACCAGTGGACGACCCTGGCCGATGCCGTGAGCTGGATCCGCGCTGCAGGTGGGCAGGCCGTGCTGGCCCACCCCGGACGCTACGAGATCGGCAAGGCGCGCATGCTGGCGCTGCTCGAAGAATTCAAGGCCGTGGGCGGCGTGGGCATCGAGGTGGTGACGTCCAATCATACGGCCGAGCATGTAACCCGCTTTGCCCGTCTGGCCGCCGAGTTTGGCCTGCTGGCTTCGTGCGGCTCGGATTTCCATAGCCCGACCGAGGGTTGGTGCAGCCTGGGCAAGCTGCCGGCCTTGCCGCTCAGCTGCACACCCATCTGGCACGATTGGCCGCTCGTGCATTGA